The following proteins are encoded in a genomic region of Mesotoga sp. Brook.08.105.5.1:
- a CDS encoding peptidylprolyl isomerase, which produces MPKKKSRGNPNFMKSIQRPVVWAVAVLFGVGIIWWSVAQYIGGGSQGNQQNTGATVNFSETVGGLTKDGTPLSDPNYWITYSEYETSVRDTLTNLRSQGYTLDPYFEMENYPSEMGIRYDIFMSLIDQKTLLLYATENEVLPTTAQVESETKRIVDQYVADEETRSAIIYQYGSVDAFSALIKDYVATQLLTVNVANKAIPDMNSRFQTFVEENLEGLKFDYERVDADHILVSDEASAVEIKAMIENGEVSFAEAATRYSIDTGTAASGGALGQFRRGEMVPEFEDASFDATPGVLVGPVESQFGYHLILVNNKSTFDSFEEFVNTPSYQTEMNQFENAEFDKWIAEYRVENNLSHMINDPDLEMYSKYDEARRDRQAAKRFLEELESDYFDESGNVLIGESYLPVVFYTQLVEDEVTNLRYQVFDLEDLEDLLLALPATATSMSIEDINDQLETIPATNTELRSVLSEAKRAREYMTEFGVESLEEVQEMLADKRKVYDETNSRFESSVRYLYSVMPNSTKVVNYMYQIDGNNPEVAYMYNENSYNLNVRPLLENSALLDSYLQYYSQYFGAQARSLLIDSPIQSIEGDLNRKVINSTEAATDLKISALYLLVDIYEKMANLEQNEPLMEIYLMAEKHYLEKLLEFNPEDETIRGLIESIEFYISELNASQTIDATETADSTEFETSSDMDLDTEVTSGELSVPFEIEAPSQIGDVDLDVTLDSEGPNETNN; this is translated from the coding sequence ATGCCAAAGAAGAAATCCAGAGGAAATCCTAATTTCATGAAATCTATTCAACGGCCTGTCGTTTGGGCAGTAGCTGTACTCTTTGGAGTTGGAATTATTTGGTGGTCCGTTGCCCAGTATATTGGAGGCGGCTCTCAAGGAAATCAACAGAACACAGGAGCTACGGTCAATTTCAGCGAAACCGTTGGAGGGCTCACAAAGGACGGCACACCTCTTTCTGATCCAAATTACTGGATTACCTATTCAGAGTACGAAACATCGGTACGCGACACACTAACGAACCTGAGAAGCCAGGGGTATACCCTAGATCCGTATTTTGAGATGGAAAACTATCCCAGTGAAATGGGAATTAGATACGACATATTCATGTCATTGATCGATCAGAAGACACTGCTTCTCTATGCAACAGAGAATGAAGTCCTTCCGACGACTGCACAGGTCGAGTCTGAGACAAAGAGGATAGTTGATCAGTATGTTGCAGATGAAGAAACCAGATCCGCAATAATTTACCAGTACGGTTCTGTCGATGCCTTTTCAGCGCTCATCAAAGACTATGTGGCAACGCAGTTGCTAACTGTGAATGTCGCAAACAAGGCGATTCCAGACATGAATAGTCGCTTCCAGACTTTTGTTGAAGAGAATCTAGAAGGTTTGAAGTTCGATTATGAGAGGGTAGATGCAGACCATATCCTTGTTTCTGATGAAGCGAGCGCAGTCGAAATAAAGGCGATGATTGAGAATGGTGAGGTCTCATTTGCCGAAGCCGCTACTAGGTATTCGATAGACACAGGTACTGCAGCCAGTGGCGGTGCCCTTGGGCAGTTCAGAAGAGGAGAGATGGTTCCTGAATTCGAAGACGCTTCTTTTGACGCAACTCCCGGCGTTTTGGTCGGCCCTGTCGAGTCACAATTCGGGTACCACCTTATACTTGTAAACAACAAGTCTACATTCGACAGCTTCGAGGAATTCGTTAACACTCCCTCTTATCAGACTGAAATGAATCAGTTTGAGAACGCTGAATTCGACAAATGGATCGCAGAATACAGAGTGGAGAATAATCTATCGCATATGATAAACGATCCCGATCTTGAGATGTATTCCAAGTATGATGAAGCAAGAAGAGACAGACAGGCGGCCAAGAGATTTCTGGAAGAACTCGAAAGCGACTATTTTGACGAATCCGGAAATGTCCTCATAGGCGAATCGTACCTTCCGGTTGTCTTCTATACGCAGTTAGTTGAGGACGAGGTAACCAACCTCAGATATCAGGTGTTCGATTTGGAAGATCTAGAGGATCTCTTGTTGGCTCTTCCAGCAACCGCAACATCGATGTCGATCGAGGATATTAACGATCAGCTTGAAACAATTCCGGCAACAAACACTGAATTGAGAAGTGTTCTTTCTGAAGCTAAAAGGGCCCGAGAATACATGACAGAATTCGGTGTTGAGAGTTTGGAAGAAGTTCAGGAGATGCTGGCAGATAAGCGGAAAGTCTATGACGAAACGAACTCCCGTTTCGAGAGCTCTGTTAGATACCTCTATTCTGTAATGCCCAACTCAACAAAAGTCGTAAACTATATGTACCAGATAGACGGCAACAATCCAGAAGTCGCATACATGTACAACGAGAACTCCTACAACTTGAACGTGAGGCCTCTGCTGGAGAACTCCGCCTTGCTGGATAGCTATCTTCAATACTACAGTCAGTACTTTGGAGCGCAGGCTAGATCTCTCTTGATTGACTCTCCTATTCAGAGCATAGAAGGAGATCTGAATCGAAAGGTAATTAACTCTACAGAAGCCGCGACGGATCTGAAGATTAGTGCGCTTTATCTGCTTGTTGACATCTATGAGAAGATGGCAAATCTGGAGCAAAACGAACCGCTAATGGAGATCTACCTTATGGCTGAAAAGCATTACCTGGAGAAGCTTCTGGAATTTAATCCGGAAGACGAGACTATCAGGGGTCTAATTGAGAGTATCGAATTCTATATCTCAGAACTGAACGCTAGCCAAACGATCGATGCAACCGAGACGGCTGACTCAACGGAGTTCGAAACCTCTAGCGACATGGACCTTGACACCGAAGTTACTTCAGGAGAATTGAGTGTTCCATTTGAAATCGAGGCACCTTCACAAATAGGAGATGTCGATCTGGACGTAACTCTTGATAGTGAAGGACCGAACGAGACAAATAACTAG
- a CDS encoding DUF4912 domain-containing protein, whose amino-acid sequence MINEEIQSFLSTDPTIQDLRRFAKMMGINLKRTMGKKDISRALKKHAQESKHVSSDAATKTPSEILRPSKPVNAEIPSSYFHDFVTIHPVNPYWVYVVWDLSERTARDLSTSQFRLLVRVSDITNIIYDGKNAHRFKESDISIDAGNWYFQVDFPDADYIAEIGYYIDGHFKSVLKSGITRTPRNSPKFTDNEIWVDLRKGSRKELKVSHESSRRARITKSSGPTGNPSSEEFIKTISKSRSGR is encoded by the coding sequence ATGATTAACGAAGAAATTCAATCATTTTTAAGTACCGACCCGACGATTCAGGATCTCCGACGTTTCGCGAAAATGATGGGGATTAACCTTAAGAGAACTATGGGAAAAAAGGATATCTCTCGTGCTCTGAAGAAGCATGCTCAGGAGAGCAAACATGTTTCGAGCGATGCAGCGACAAAGACTCCCTCAGAGATCCTCCGCCCTTCCAAGCCAGTAAATGCAGAGATCCCATCATCGTACTTTCATGATTTTGTTACTATCCATCCAGTGAATCCTTACTGGGTGTATGTGGTGTGGGATCTTTCTGAACGAACTGCTCGAGATCTTTCGACCTCTCAATTCAGGCTTCTTGTAAGAGTCAGTGATATTACTAACATCATCTACGATGGAAAGAATGCTCACAGATTTAAGGAGTCTGACATCTCTATCGATGCGGGCAACTGGTATTTCCAGGTTGATTTTCCCGATGCAGACTACATTGCCGAGATCGGTTACTACATTGACGGTCATTTCAAGAGCGTTCTTAAATCTGGAATTACGCGGACACCGAGGAACTCGCCGAAGTTTACCGATAATGAAATCTGGGTAGATCTGAGAAAAGGCTCTAGGAAAGAGTTGAAAGTCTCTCACGAGAGTTCTAGACGTGCGAGAATCACGAAATCTTCGGGACCAACAGGCAATCCTTCTTCTGAAGAGTTCATCAAAACTATCTCGAAGAGCAGAAGCGGGAGATGA
- a CDS encoding 1,4-alpha-glucan branching protein domain-containing protein: MSRGRFVLMLHAHLPFINHPDFPSFMEERWLFEAITETYIPLLQAFRRLRSDGVNFKVTMSITPPLMEMLANNDLQKKYLNYLGSSIELAGIEISRTSAEHPAANRLATHYLHELEDIRKVYEECNCNLVGEFSGFQDSGELEIVTCNATHGFLPLMTNFPEAINAQISIGVDSYRRHVGKDPRGIWLAECGYVPGFDSYLREHGLSFFFVDSHSLWYGDPAPRYGVYRPVVTPENVFVFARDPESSQQVWSAEVGYPGDSRYREFYRDVGFDREEDYIRPYIDPSGERCNTGIKYYKITGKDVPLNEKSYYDLDDARRATVEHAKDFANRKREQVRRLFSQFDGEEPVIVAPFDAELFGHWWYEGPLFIEELFRELNGDDIVVPSTPSEVINSMDQAQVVTPNTSTWGANGYNEVWLNGRNDWIYRHLDEGSRRMIELARKFERTDDALRIRALNQMARELLLAQSSDWAFIITTNTTVEYAVNRTKTHIDRLLRLYGEIESNSIDESRLKTLEWIDSIFPHIDFRVYAKQVG; this comes from the coding sequence ATGAGCAGAGGGAGATTCGTATTAATGCTCCATGCGCATTTGCCGTTTATCAACCACCCTGACTTCCCGAGCTTCATGGAAGAGAGATGGCTGTTCGAGGCCATTACAGAGACATATATACCTCTCTTACAGGCTTTCAGAAGGCTGAGGAGTGACGGAGTGAATTTTAAAGTGACGATGAGCATAACTCCGCCTCTGATGGAAATGCTTGCTAATAACGACCTGCAGAAGAAGTATCTCAATTATCTTGGATCATCGATTGAGCTTGCAGGAATAGAGATTTCGAGAACCTCTGCAGAACACCCGGCCGCCAACAGGCTGGCTACGCATTATCTTCATGAACTGGAAGACATTAGGAAAGTCTATGAAGAATGCAACTGCAATCTGGTTGGAGAATTCTCAGGGTTCCAGGATAGCGGAGAATTGGAGATTGTAACATGTAACGCTACTCATGGTTTTCTACCTCTGATGACCAATTTCCCTGAGGCGATAAATGCTCAAATAAGCATCGGAGTTGACTCCTATAGGAGACATGTTGGGAAGGACCCCAGAGGAATCTGGCTGGCCGAGTGTGGTTATGTCCCAGGCTTCGATTCGTATTTGCGCGAACACGGACTTTCTTTCTTCTTTGTTGACTCTCACAGCCTTTGGTACGGAGATCCGGCACCGAGATACGGAGTATACAGACCGGTAGTTACACCAGAGAATGTTTTTGTGTTCGCAAGAGATCCCGAATCAAGTCAACAGGTATGGAGTGCCGAAGTTGGTTATCCCGGTGATTCAAGGTATAGAGAGTTTTATAGAGACGTGGGCTTCGACAGGGAAGAGGACTATATTAGGCCCTACATAGATCCGAGTGGAGAGCGGTGCAACACTGGAATAAAGTATTATAAGATAACTGGTAAAGATGTACCCCTCAACGAAAAGAGCTATTATGACTTGGACGATGCCCGAAGAGCTACTGTAGAACACGCAAAGGATTTCGCAAACAGAAAGAGAGAACAGGTTAGGAGGTTATTCAGTCAGTTTGACGGAGAAGAACCTGTAATCGTTGCTCCTTTCGATGCAGAGTTGTTCGGTCACTGGTGGTATGAAGGCCCTCTGTTCATTGAGGAGCTTTTCAGAGAACTTAACGGAGATGACATTGTTGTTCCTTCAACTCCTTCAGAAGTTATCAACTCAATGGATCAGGCACAGGTAGTCACTCCCAATACCTCTACCTGGGGAGCCAACGGATACAACGAAGTTTGGCTGAATGGTAGAAACGACTGGATATATAGGCATCTGGACGAAGGCTCCAGGAGAATGATTGAACTCGCAAGGAAGTTTGAAAGAACAGACGACGCACTTAGAATCAGGGCGCTAAATCAGATGGCTAGAGAGCTTCTTCTTGCTCAGTCAAGCGACTGGGCATTCATCATAACAACTAACACGACAGTGGAATACGCTGTTAACAGAACCAAGACTCATATTGACAGGCTGCTGAGGCTCTATGGAGAAATCGAGAGTAATTCGATAGATGAAAGCAGACTGAAGACCCTGGAATGGATTGACTCAATATTTCCGCACATTGACTTCAGGGTCTACGCTAAGCAGGTCGGTTAG